In Gimesia sp., the following are encoded in one genomic region:
- a CDS encoding ribonucleotide-diphosphate reductase subunit beta codes for MTILNSNTSGSPSLTPVGDTPTGRFKADKKRLINCSQVDVNQLMPLKYHWAWEHYLNGCANHWMPTEVGMTKDIEMWRSSKLSEGERFVIMRNLGFFATAESLVANNIVLAIFKHVTNAECRQYLLRQAFEEAVHSHTFLYIVESLGLNESEVFNMYHEVPAIAKKDQLEMELTSEILDPDFSTDSFEGTQAFLKNLIGYYLIMEGLFFYTGFVMVLSFHRRNMMTGIGEQFQYILRDETIHLNFGIDLINGIKQENPEVWTPEFQQTIIERVKYAAELEIEYAKDCLPTGILGLNGDLFREYVQHIADRRLERIGLPAQYGSSNPFPWMSETMDLSKEKNFFETRVTEYQSSGSLSWD; via the coding sequence ATGACAATTCTCAATTCCAATACATCCGGTTCTCCTTCACTGACTCCCGTAGGAGATACCCCCACGGGCCGCTTCAAGGCGGATAAAAAACGACTGATTAACTGCTCGCAGGTCGACGTGAATCAGCTGATGCCGCTGAAGTATCACTGGGCCTGGGAACATTACCTGAATGGCTGTGCCAACCACTGGATGCCCACCGAAGTCGGAATGACCAAGGATATCGAAATGTGGCGTTCCAGTAAGCTCAGCGAAGGCGAGCGGTTTGTGATCATGCGGAACCTGGGTTTCTTTGCGACTGCAGAGAGCCTGGTGGCCAACAACATCGTGCTGGCGATCTTCAAGCATGTGACCAACGCCGAGTGCCGTCAGTACCTGCTGCGTCAGGCGTTTGAAGAAGCCGTGCACTCGCATACCTTCCTGTACATCGTGGAAAGCCTGGGACTCAACGAGTCTGAGGTCTTCAACATGTACCACGAAGTGCCTGCGATCGCCAAAAAAGATCAGCTGGAGATGGAACTGACTTCCGAAATTCTGGATCCTGATTTCTCCACCGATTCCTTCGAAGGAACTCAGGCATTTCTGAAGAACCTGATCGGCTACTACCTGATCATGGAAGGACTGTTCTTCTACACCGGTTTCGTGATGGTGCTCTCGTTCCATCGCCGCAACATGATGACCGGAATTGGCGAACAGTTCCAGTACATCCTGCGGGATGAAACCATTCACCTGAACTTCGGGATCGACCTGATCAACGGCATCAAGCAGGAAAACCCGGAAGTCTGGACTCCCGAGTTCCAGCAGACCATTATCGAACGCGTCAAGTACGCAGCCGAACTCGAAATCGAGTACGCTAAAGACTGTCTGCCCACCGGGATTCTGGGACTGAACGGCGATCTGTTCCGCGAATACGTGCAGCACATTGCTGACCGTCGTCTGGAACGCATCGGTCTGCCCGCCCAGTACGGTTCTTCGAATCCGTTCCCGTGGATGAGTGAAACCATGGATCTTTCGAAGGAAAAGAACTTCTTCGAAACCCGCGTGACCGAATACCAGAGCTCAGGATCACTGAGCTGGGACTGA
- the hpnC gene encoding squalene synthase HpnC, which produces MTVFEHELAAWGPDSAYFEGTDAPVSLSEAQAYCRRVALGHYENFPVVSWVLPRELRTHFFNVYAFCRWADDLGDEIEGAERSLALLSWWRSQLEACYAGLLQAGQQHGSETVKLHPVFIALTPTIVEFDLPQQAFDDLIQAFEQDQRVQEYETFAQLLEYCQRSANPVGRLVLHLCRSVTEENLAWSDSICTGLQLANFWQDVARDYEIGRIYLPAEDRRQFGYTREQLENREFNSAFQCLLAFEVERARKYLRDGLPLVPRLPGRLQVDIDLFARGGLRILDHVEGVQFNVWKTRPVVSKGEFFGLLMQSLARRWGLLGR; this is translated from the coding sequence ATGACGGTATTTGAGCACGAATTAGCAGCCTGGGGACCGGATTCGGCCTATTTTGAGGGGACGGATGCTCCTGTTTCCCTGTCGGAGGCACAGGCCTACTGTCGGCGGGTCGCGCTGGGGCATTACGAGAATTTCCCCGTCGTCTCCTGGGTGCTGCCGCGCGAGTTACGTACGCACTTCTTCAACGTGTATGCCTTCTGCCGCTGGGCCGATGATCTGGGGGATGAAATCGAAGGGGCAGAGCGATCGCTGGCACTGCTCAGCTGGTGGCGGTCGCAGCTTGAGGCCTGTTACGCCGGACTGCTTCAGGCAGGACAACAGCATGGCTCAGAGACGGTCAAACTGCACCCGGTCTTCATTGCGTTGACGCCGACGATTGTTGAGTTCGATCTGCCGCAGCAGGCCTTTGATGATCTGATTCAGGCGTTCGAACAGGATCAGCGGGTACAGGAATACGAGACCTTCGCACAACTGCTGGAGTACTGCCAGCGAAGTGCCAATCCGGTGGGACGACTGGTCCTGCATCTGTGCCGATCGGTGACCGAGGAGAACCTGGCGTGGTCCGATTCGATCTGCACTGGCCTGCAACTCGCGAATTTCTGGCAGGATGTGGCCCGGGATTATGAGATCGGCCGCATCTATCTGCCCGCGGAGGATCGACGTCAGTTCGGTTATACCCGGGAGCAGTTAGAGAACCGTGAATTTAACTCTGCCTTTCAGTGTCTGCTGGCGTTTGAGGTCGAACGGGCGCGTAAATATCTGCGGGACGGATTACCTTTGGTGCCCCGCCTGCCGGGCCGTCTGCAGGTGGATATCGATCTGTTCGCGCGGGGAGGCTTGAGGATCCTGGATCATGTGGAAGGCGTGCAGTTCAACGTCTGGAAAACACGACCGGTGGTCTCCAAGGGGGAGTTCTTCGGCCTGTTGATGCAGAGTCTCGCCCGGCGGTGGGGGTTGTTGGGACGTTAG
- a CDS encoding carboxypeptidase-like regulatory domain-containing protein has translation MSACLDTMRQLTRGTAILFAVMLTALSGCGGSDTGPGTDMIPVTGSVTMDGEPLVGAMVEFHPTSGTKGNGAFGLTDEAGKFTLTDYHSNPGCPPGDYGVTFSKITLPDGSPIPPDSQQGGVGMKEQIPPGYNLFKPHAIIQAASVKAPESTFEFQLDSKFKPPQSFYHE, from the coding sequence ATGAGCGCGTGCTTAGATACGATGCGTCAATTGACTCGAGGAACCGCGATCCTTTTTGCGGTAATGCTGACTGCTCTTTCCGGTTGTGGCGGTTCGGATACCGGTCCCGGCACTGATATGATTCCTGTTACGGGATCCGTGACGATGGATGGAGAACCGCTTGTCGGTGCCATGGTGGAATTTCATCCCACGAGCGGAACGAAAGGGAATGGCGCTTTTGGCCTGACCGATGAGGCGGGCAAGTTTACTTTGACGGACTACCATTCGAATCCGGGATGCCCTCCCGGGGACTACGGTGTGACCTTCTCGAAGATCACCCTCCCGGACGGATCTCCGATTCCTCCTGATTCTCAACAAGGTGGAGTCGGGATGAAAGAACAGATTCCGCCGGGCTATAACCTGTTCAAGCCACATGCGATTATCCAGGCAGCCTCAGTCAAAGCGCCGGAATCGACATTCGAATTTCAACTCGACTCAAAATTCAAACCCCCGCAGTCGTTTTATCATGAATAG
- a CDS encoding ribonucleoside-diphosphate reductase subunit alpha — MIRAQTEWIVRKRGGRKAPFDASLIGRAISNAFRAELNLAENQPLDDEIRMEIPEMVETVANEISSAASSDEGIEVEKIQDVVEMMLMRRGHYRIARRYIVYRAERAKLRALRGASELEDDADTVKSSAPRFHVVLKDGTKVPFDESRILARLSEACRGLEGDCSAEDLLEEVMRSIFDGISVEELYRAMILAARTRIERDPAYDTVASRLMLKIIYNDALGNAPADVNELNQLYVDRFQQFLNDGIEAKRLSPDLLSFDLNRIALALEPKRDHLFQYLGLQAIFDRYLLHIGGRRIETPQYFWMRVSMGLAIQEQDDPTGRAIEFYNILSTFRFTSATPTLFNSATLHPQLSSCYLSTVDDDLDHIFKCVSDNAKLSKWAGGLGNDWTQIRATNSHISGTNGQSQGVIPFLKVVNDTAVAVNQGGKRKGAVCSYLETWHLDVEEFLDLRKNTGDDRRRTHDMHTANWIPDLFMRRVREDAEWTLFSPDSVPDLHDLYGHDFEKRYVEYEQMTETGEIELFRKVSAVELWRKMLTRLFETGHPWITWKDPSNIRSPQDHTGVVHSSNLCTEILLNTSRDETAVCNLGSVNLKLHIVDGQLDLGMLEETVRTAMRMLDNVIDINYYPTAEARNSNTRHRPVGLGVMGFQDALLAQGISYASMQAVEFADASMEAISYFAILASSELAGERGRYGSYHGSKWERGLLPIDTLDLYEKERGVPIDVDRQTRLDWQRVRDSIATNGMRNSNVMAIAPTATISTIIGVSQSIEPSYKHLYVKSNLSGEFTQVNRQLVDDLKGLGLWDADMLEALKYYDGSVVEIERIPDDVKARYLTSFEVEPKWIIECAAHRQKWIDMGQSLNLYLSEPSGKKLHEMYMLAWERGLKTTYYLRTLAATQVEKSTVDVNKFGIQPRWMKNASASGDIQVERATAATIVTPGQSCNLEDGECEACQ, encoded by the coding sequence ATGATTCGAGCGCAAACAGAATGGATCGTCAGGAAGCGCGGGGGCCGCAAAGCTCCGTTTGATGCTTCGTTGATCGGTCGAGCAATCTCCAACGCTTTTCGTGCAGAACTGAATCTCGCGGAAAATCAGCCACTCGATGATGAAATCCGGATGGAAATTCCGGAGATGGTCGAGACAGTGGCCAACGAAATTTCTTCAGCAGCCAGCAGTGATGAAGGCATTGAAGTCGAAAAGATTCAGGACGTCGTCGAGATGATGCTGATGCGTCGCGGGCACTACCGGATCGCCCGTCGCTACATCGTCTATCGTGCTGAACGCGCCAAACTGCGAGCCCTGCGTGGTGCCTCAGAGCTGGAAGACGATGCAGATACCGTCAAGTCTTCCGCACCTCGTTTCCACGTGGTCCTCAAAGACGGCACGAAAGTTCCCTTTGACGAATCACGAATTCTGGCCCGCCTGTCGGAAGCCTGTCGCGGCCTGGAAGGGGACTGCTCAGCAGAAGACCTGCTGGAAGAAGTCATGCGTTCCATCTTCGATGGTATTTCGGTAGAAGAACTGTATCGCGCCATGATTCTGGCAGCCCGGACCCGTATCGAACGGGATCCTGCTTACGATACCGTTGCTTCACGCCTGATGCTGAAGATCATCTACAACGACGCTCTGGGTAATGCTCCCGCAGATGTAAATGAGCTGAATCAGCTGTACGTTGATCGGTTTCAGCAGTTCCTGAACGACGGCATCGAAGCCAAACGTCTGAGCCCCGATCTGCTCAGCTTTGATCTGAACCGGATTGCTCTGGCCCTCGAGCCCAAGCGGGATCACCTGTTCCAGTACCTGGGACTGCAGGCGATCTTCGACCGTTATCTGCTGCACATTGGCGGCCGTCGCATTGAAACACCTCAGTATTTCTGGATGCGTGTTTCCATGGGCCTGGCAATCCAGGAGCAGGACGATCCGACCGGACGGGCGATTGAGTTCTACAATATTCTTTCAACCTTCCGCTTCACCTCTGCGACGCCGACCCTGTTCAACTCCGCCACACTGCACCCGCAGTTGAGCTCCTGTTACCTGTCGACCGTCGATGACGACCTGGATCATATCTTCAAGTGTGTTTCCGACAACGCCAAGCTCTCCAAGTGGGCCGGCGGACTGGGGAACGACTGGACTCAGATTCGGGCGACCAACTCGCACATCAGTGGTACCAACGGCCAGAGCCAGGGCGTGATTCCGTTCCTGAAAGTGGTCAACGATACGGCAGTGGCTGTGAACCAGGGTGGCAAGCGGAAAGGGGCTGTCTGCTCCTACCTCGAAACCTGGCACCTGGATGTCGAAGAGTTCCTCGATCTGCGGAAGAACACCGGCGATGATCGTCGTCGTACTCACGACATGCACACCGCCAACTGGATTCCCGACCTGTTTATGCGTCGCGTTCGCGAAGACGCCGAATGGACCCTGTTCAGCCCGGACAGTGTACCCGATCTGCATGACCTCTACGGTCACGATTTCGAAAAACGGTATGTCGAATACGAGCAGATGACCGAAACCGGCGAGATTGAGCTGTTCCGGAAGGTCTCTGCCGTCGAACTGTGGCGGAAGATGTTGACCCGTCTGTTCGAAACCGGTCATCCCTGGATTACCTGGAAAGATCCGTCCAACATCCGTTCTCCGCAGGATCATACCGGCGTGGTTCACAGCAGTAACCTCTGTACCGAGATTCTGCTCAACACCTCCCGTGATGAGACCGCGGTCTGCAACCTGGGTTCCGTCAACCTCAAGCTGCACATCGTCGATGGTCAGCTCGACCTGGGCATGCTGGAAGAAACGGTTCGCACCGCGATGCGGATGCTCGACAACGTGATCGACATCAACTACTACCCGACTGCCGAAGCACGCAACTCCAACACCCGTCATCGTCCCGTCGGTCTGGGCGTGATGGGCTTCCAGGACGCGCTGCTTGCCCAGGGAATCAGCTATGCCAGCATGCAGGCGGTTGAATTCGCCGATGCCAGCATGGAAGCCATTTCCTACTTCGCGATTCTGGCTTCGTCCGAACTCGCCGGAGAACGGGGACGCTATGGTTCCTATCACGGTTCCAAGTGGGAGCGGGGGCTGCTGCCGATCGATACGCTCGACCTCTACGAGAAAGAGCGGGGCGTGCCGATTGACGTGGATCGTCAGACCCGTCTGGACTGGCAGCGTGTTCGTGATTCGATCGCGACGAACGGCATGCGTAACAGTAACGTGATGGCGATTGCCCCTACGGCAACGATCTCCACGATTATTGGTGTATCACAGTCGATAGAGCCTTCCTACAAGCACCTGTATGTGAAGAGCAACCTGTCTGGTGAGTTCACCCAGGTCAACCGCCAACTGGTGGACGACCTGAAAGGGCTTGGCCTGTGGGATGCCGACATGCTGGAAGCTCTCAAGTACTATGATGGTTCGGTCGTCGAAATTGAGCGGATTCCCGATGATGTAAAGGCCCGTTACCTGACGTCATTCGAAGTGGAACCCAAATGGATCATCGAATGTGCGGCCCATCGCCAGAAATGGATCGACATGGGGCAGTCACTGAACCTGTACCTCTCAGAACCGTCCGGGAAGAAGCTGCATGAAATGTACATGCTGGCCTGGGAACGCGGTCTGAAAACTACGTACTACCTGCGAACGCTGGCAGCCACCCAGGTTGAGAAATCGACCGTGGACGTCAACAAGTTCGGCATTCAGCCCCGCTGGATGAAGAACGCCAGTGCTTCCGGCGACATCCAGGTGGAACGTGCTACTGCTGCAACAATCGTCACTCCCGGTCAATCCTGTAACCTGGAGGATGGCGAGTGTGAGGCTTGCCAGTAA
- a CDS encoding DUF1559 domain-containing protein: MSRTIHNKKGFTLIELLVVIAIIAILIALLLPAVQQAREAARRSTCKNNMKQLGLALHNYHDAHSKFPYSSANNAMVWTQAGDAILNQTGWTLLLPYIEQTALYNQFNFSAAQRNSTFSGWSSNSAGTVMGASADITANMELTKKVIAVFNCPSDDNNQTYNAVSPNYGCGVSGSAMTNYGFSVTSGTGPWALWRNEGATTRALFGENSDSDISKIKDGTSNTVMVCETTRQVRDGTGNYWGCSVYAGNGVNLGHSRGINYWLCCSWTPPMTERPGVLGSYSMPGSAHVGGCMILLADGAVRFLSENVDASIRTGLSRIKDGQVLGEF; this comes from the coding sequence ATGTCGAGGACCATACACAACAAGAAGGGTTTTACTCTGATTGAACTGCTGGTGGTAATTGCAATTATCGCTATTTTGATTGCATTGCTGCTGCCTGCCGTACAGCAGGCGCGCGAAGCCGCCCGCCGTTCCACCTGTAAGAACAATATGAAGCAGCTTGGACTGGCGTTGCACAATTATCACGATGCTCACAGCAAGTTTCCCTACTCGAGTGCCAACAATGCCATGGTCTGGACGCAGGCCGGAGATGCGATCCTGAATCAAACAGGCTGGACGCTGCTGCTGCCCTATATTGAACAGACTGCACTCTATAATCAGTTCAACTTCAGTGCCGCCCAGCGCAACAGTACATTTAGCGGATGGTCTTCGAACAGTGCGGGAACCGTGATGGGCGCGTCTGCAGACATCACCGCGAATATGGAGCTGACGAAAAAGGTCATCGCTGTTTTCAATTGTCCGAGTGATGACAACAACCAGACCTACAATGCCGTGTCTCCCAACTACGGCTGTGGTGTCTCGGGAAGTGCCATGACCAACTATGGGTTCAGTGTCACCTCCGGTACGGGCCCCTGGGCGTTGTGGCGAAATGAAGGAGCTACCACAAGAGCGCTCTTCGGGGAGAATTCCGATTCTGATATCTCGAAGATCAAAGATGGGACCAGTAATACCGTCATGGTCTGCGAAACGACTCGTCAGGTGCGGGATGGAACCGGTAACTACTGGGGCTGTAGCGTCTATGCAGGAAATGGCGTCAACCTGGGTCACAGCCGCGGAATCAACTACTGGCTCTGTTGCTCCTGGACTCCTCCAATGACGGAACGTCCCGGCGTACTGGGATCTTACAGTATGCCCGGAAGTGCCCATGTCGGCGGTTGTATGATTCTGCTTGCCGATGGTGCAGTGCGTTTTCTCAGCGAGAACGTCGATGCTTCTATCCGCACCGGCCTCTCCAGAATCAAAGACGGCCAGGTACTCGGTGAATTCTGA
- a CDS encoding cobalamin-binding protein has translation MKHQFELKLILLLLMLAWLVGCGTQEAGSVASQTEQGVPAPASELPAASEEAAVDVVAETQSFPVTVKDYQGRDVTLAKQPRRIISLLPSHTETLFALGAGEQMVGCTSLCNYPQETEELKQIALANPGSISLEALVELQPDLIVTGGDYHRQLAAQLETLKIPVLALESQSVADIEKAMLGIGQATGHSRQGQKLIARLKDEIAGVQKQIKPFQKEERPQVFYRVWDQPLMTAGPHSFIGELITLAGGENVFADVEPAYPQVSEETLILRNPDVIVLPRMKAGPSDAREVVEKLRQRPGWSDMAAVKEGRVYLIEDDVISRPGPRVVQGLQKLAQALYPEAFPHP, from the coding sequence ATGAAACATCAATTCGAATTGAAACTGATCCTGTTGTTACTGATGCTGGCCTGGTTGGTGGGTTGTGGTACGCAGGAAGCGGGGTCGGTTGCATCACAGACAGAGCAGGGGGTGCCGGCACCTGCGTCTGAGCTGCCGGCTGCTTCGGAAGAGGCTGCAGTCGACGTTGTTGCGGAGACGCAGTCGTTCCCGGTGACGGTGAAAGATTACCAGGGGCGGGATGTCACGCTGGCGAAACAGCCGCGGCGGATTATTTCGCTGCTTCCCTCGCATACGGAGACGCTGTTTGCGCTGGGGGCGGGTGAGCAGATGGTGGGCTGCACGTCGCTGTGCAATTATCCACAGGAGACAGAGGAACTGAAACAGATAGCGCTGGCGAACCCGGGCAGCATCAGCCTGGAAGCGCTGGTGGAGTTACAGCCGGACCTGATAGTAACCGGCGGGGATTATCATCGGCAACTGGCGGCGCAACTGGAGACACTTAAGATTCCGGTGCTGGCCCTGGAGTCGCAGTCGGTAGCGGATATCGAAAAAGCGATGCTGGGAATCGGGCAGGCGACCGGGCATTCTCGACAGGGGCAAAAGTTGATCGCCCGGTTGAAGGATGAGATCGCTGGAGTACAGAAACAGATCAAACCGTTTCAGAAAGAGGAGCGGCCCCAAGTTTTTTACCGGGTCTGGGATCAGCCGTTGATGACCGCCGGCCCGCATTCGTTTATCGGCGAGTTGATCACGCTGGCCGGGGGAGAGAATGTGTTTGCGGATGTGGAACCTGCTTATCCCCAGGTGAGTGAAGAGACCCTGATTCTGCGCAACCCGGACGTGATTGTACTACCACGGATGAAAGCGGGGCCCAGCGACGCGCGTGAGGTGGTTGAGAAGCTGCGTCAACGTCCGGGGTGGTCGGACATGGCTGCGGTGAAAGAGGGACGCGTGTATCTGATTGAAGACGATGTGATTTCCCGGCCCGGTCCGCGGGTGGTGCAGGGACTTCAAAAACTGGCACAGGCGTTGTACCCTGAGGCATTTCCCCATCCTTAA
- the metE gene encoding 5-methyltetrahydropteroyltriglutamate--homocysteine S-methyltransferase, with amino-acid sequence MAIATNLGFPRIGAQRELKRAVEKFWSGKISEAELHNVCRELRETNWKRQQQAGIAHIPSNDFSLYDQVLDTAALVGAIPRRFDWSGDEVDLATYFAMARGGKGGQSVTASTEGVAALEMTKWFDTNYHYLVPEFEGDLQFQLASRKPITEYLEAKALGIETRPVLLGPVSFLLLGKTWEADIDPLSLLDALLPVYAEVLAELAAAGAEWVQIDEPCLVLDLTEAQQAAFQRAYDRLSINGNQLKIVLATYFGDLKENLSTAVSLPVEALHIDLVRAPEQLEDVLAQLPEELSLSLGVVDGRNIWKNDVSRSISLVETVVERLGTDRVLIGPSCSLLHTPVDLSLESALDPEIRQWLAYAQQKLEEINLITRASNGGRNSVTAELAWYDEKMESRRKSERVHRAEVKDRCAGVTEEMLRRQSPYQDRQTIQTHELQLPLFPTTTIGSFPQTDDIRKARAAFKKGELQEAAYEEFLKNCIASDIRCQEEIGLDVLVHGEAERNDMVEYFGEQLEGFIATKHGWVQSYGSRCVKPPVIFGDVLRKEPMTVKWTAYAQSCTEKLMKGMLTGPVTILQWSFVRDDQPRSVTCQQIGLAIRDEVLDLEESGIRVIQIDEPAIREGLPLRKADWDAYLQWAVDCFRLASAGVEDETQIHTHMCYSEFNDIIEAIGALDADVISIETSRSNMELLDAFVQYQYPNEIGPGVYDIHSPRVPTVESIAYLLEKALEVLQPRQLWVNPDCGLKTRKWEEVKPSLENMVAAAQQLRARWLSRV; translated from the coding sequence ATGGCTATTGCTACCAATCTTGGATTTCCCCGTATCGGCGCACAACGAGAACTGAAACGGGCCGTTGAAAAATTCTGGTCCGGAAAAATTTCGGAAGCGGAATTACACAATGTCTGTCGTGAACTGCGTGAAACTAACTGGAAACGACAACAGCAGGCGGGGATCGCGCACATTCCCTCCAACGATTTTTCGCTTTACGACCAAGTGTTGGATACCGCGGCGCTGGTCGGTGCGATTCCCCGGCGGTTTGACTGGTCAGGGGATGAAGTTGACCTGGCGACCTACTTCGCGATGGCGCGGGGTGGCAAAGGGGGGCAGTCGGTGACCGCCTCAACCGAAGGTGTCGCGGCACTGGAGATGACCAAATGGTTCGATACGAACTACCATTACCTGGTCCCTGAGTTTGAGGGGGATCTGCAGTTCCAGCTCGCTTCGCGGAAGCCGATCACGGAGTACCTGGAAGCGAAGGCGCTGGGAATCGAGACGCGTCCCGTACTGCTGGGGCCGGTTTCGTTTCTGCTGTTGGGGAAGACCTGGGAGGCGGATATCGATCCCTTAAGTCTGCTCGATGCATTGTTGCCCGTGTATGCGGAAGTGCTTGCGGAACTGGCGGCAGCCGGGGCGGAGTGGGTGCAGATTGACGAACCGTGCCTGGTGCTTGATCTGACGGAGGCCCAGCAGGCGGCATTTCAACGGGCCTACGATCGGCTGTCGATTAATGGAAACCAGCTCAAAATTGTGCTGGCCACGTATTTTGGTGATCTGAAAGAGAACCTGTCGACGGCGGTGTCGTTGCCGGTCGAAGCGCTGCACATCGATCTGGTGCGGGCACCGGAACAACTGGAAGACGTACTGGCCCAACTGCCGGAAGAGCTTTCGCTTTCATTGGGAGTCGTCGACGGCCGGAACATCTGGAAGAACGATGTCAGCCGCTCGATTTCACTGGTGGAAACCGTCGTGGAACGGCTGGGGACAGATCGCGTTTTGATCGGTCCTTCCTGTTCGCTGCTGCATACGCCCGTCGATCTGTCACTGGAATCAGCGCTGGATCCGGAAATCCGCCAGTGGTTGGCTTACGCGCAGCAGAAGCTGGAAGAGATCAACCTGATCACGCGAGCCAGCAATGGCGGACGGAATTCGGTGACTGCGGAACTGGCGTGGTACGATGAAAAGATGGAATCCCGACGCAAGTCGGAACGCGTCCATCGTGCGGAGGTGAAGGATCGCTGTGCCGGGGTGACGGAAGAGATGCTGCGACGGCAGTCTCCTTATCAGGACCGGCAGACGATCCAGACGCATGAACTGCAACTGCCTTTATTTCCGACGACGACTATCGGTTCGTTCCCGCAGACCGACGACATCCGCAAGGCGCGGGCCGCGTTCAAGAAAGGGGAACTGCAGGAAGCGGCGTATGAGGAGTTTCTCAAGAACTGTATCGCCAGTGATATTCGCTGCCAGGAAGAGATCGGTCTGGATGTGCTCGTGCATGGCGAAGCGGAGCGCAACGACATGGTCGAATACTTCGGCGAACAGCTGGAAGGCTTCATCGCGACGAAGCATGGCTGGGTGCAGAGTTATGGCTCACGCTGTGTGAAGCCGCCCGTGATCTTTGGTGATGTGCTGCGAAAAGAGCCGATGACCGTGAAGTGGACTGCTTATGCGCAGTCCTGCACCGAGAAGCTGATGAAGGGAATGCTCACCGGTCCGGTGACGATTCTGCAATGGTCGTTTGTCAGAGACGATCAGCCACGGAGCGTGACCTGTCAGCAGATCGGGCTGGCGATTCGGGATGAAGTGCTCGATCTCGAGGAGAGCGGCATCCGGGTGATTCAGATTGATGAACCGGCGATCCGCGAAGGTCTGCCGCTCAGGAAAGCCGACTGGGACGCGTATCTGCAGTGGGCAGTGGACTGTTTCCGGCTGGCCTCGGCGGGAGTGGAAGACGAAACGCAGATCCACACGCACATGTGCTATTCGGAATTCAACGATATCATCGAAGCGATCGGGGCTCTGGACGCGGATGTGATTTCGATTGAGACTTCACGGAGCAACATGGAACTGCTGGATGCGTTCGTGCAGTATCAGTATCCGAATGAAATCGGACCCGGCGTATATGACATTCATTCGCCCCGGGTACCGACGGTGGAGTCGATCGCGTATCTGCTGGAGAAGGCCCTCGAAGTATTGCAGCCCCGCCAGTTGTGGGTGAATCCGGATTGCGGCCTGAAAACCCGCAAATGGGAGGAAGTCAAACCTTCGCTGGAGAATATGGTCGCGGCGGCACAGCAGCTGCGGGCCCGGTGGCTGTCACGCGTCTGA
- a CDS encoding PF20097 family protein: MSTIPRCPDCETEMEKGFVPDNTFLGALQTVWHPGDPESAGDTFFGMKVKNRTKTVHVDESGTRKITTYCCPACGLLRSYAE, from the coding sequence ATGAGTACAATACCACGGTGCCCTGACTGCGAAACGGAGATGGAAAAAGGATTTGTCCCGGATAATACCTTCCTGGGGGCCCTGCAAACGGTGTGGCATCCAGGTGATCCCGAAAGTGCAGGCGACACTTTTTTCGGGATGAAGGTGAAGAACAGAACGAAGACGGTGCATGTCGACGAATCCGGAACGAGAAAGATTACAACCTATTGTTGCCCGGCGTGTGGTCTGCTGCGGTCGTATGCGGAGTGA